Within the Tenrec ecaudatus isolate mTenEca1 chromosome 7, mTenEca1.hap1, whole genome shotgun sequence genome, the region cccTAACCTTCTCAGGTTAGCAGAGCAGCATGGTATGCATCTACACAGCTTAGGGATTTCTCTccttccatgttgttgttgtcagctaTCCTCAAGAGagtcctgactcatggtggctgTGTGCACAGAGCAAAACCCCTCCATGGTGTTTTTAAGGCCAGGACCTTGcaaaaggagatcaccaggcctgctcctcagaggtgcttctgggtaggtttgaactgccaacttttgggCTAGTAGTGTATCTTTACACAAATAATATTGGCATTAAAAACTGCACTGTTTTCAAAAGCACATTGCACTATTTTTTTAACATGTTGCTGACTTCTTGGCACTAAGATACCAAGAGAGAACTATGAAATAAGCATACCTAACACAACCTGATGTTTTCACTGAAGACAACCTATCAGTCAACTGTTGAGCTAATCTGGTGTAATAATCAACCTAAGTTAACTGAAACTAATGTAGTTTTGATGGTTTATTTTCAACTACCAGGGGACTACCAAACTTGATCTATGACATGACATCTTGACCATGGCTTGTACCTTTATTATAATTGTGATCAAAAGCAACATTTTCAAACCAGTTTTATACACTTaagcagattaaagaaaatcgaacaaaccaaagcaaattcactgccattgagcaatGGTGGAGCAACaacggtttcgaactgctgagcttgtaacCCACAACACCATCAGGGCTGCTAAAGAAAACGGACGGAACTACGTAATTCACCCGCAATGTGGTGGGGCAGGTGAAGGAGCTAGAAATCCATTTCTGGAAACGTCCCAGGAATGTGCCCACCCTGCCAAATCTGTTATGACTTAACTTCATCTTTTTTGCACATTATGTATGGATGTTATTTATGCCGTTGCCTATTTGCAAAATAAAAGAGTGGTAGTTGAGTCCTTAAACATTTGCAGTACCCAGTGACTTTCATTCCCTCCATAAaactggaaataaagaaaaagaacttactgccaccgagtcaattccaactcaccaagaacctataggacagggtgcaactgtccccgtgggcttctgagactgttttaactatttactggagcccatagcctcctctttctcctactgagctgctgctggtttcaaactgctgaccttgcagttgcagcccaacccataacccacagCACCGCCAGAGCGTTGAAACCGAAAAACAACTCCCAGAGCGGTTATTATTTCCACCTGCCGTCTCCATTACGGGAGAATGGCAAGAACAAGCCGGGGCATGAGTTTGCCTGAGCTTTCTTCAGTCCACTTTCAAAATTCGCTTTTCAAATCTATCACCTGCTTGTAATGGTCTTCATTCTGGTCTGATCAACTTGCAGAGATGATTATGAGGCTTGCCCCTTCCTCCCAAGTCTGGCTCTTTCCTGAAGTGTTCTTTACACTGCAGCCTGAGAGAGCTGAGGTCATTAAGCACTGCTTTCCCACCACCTAGAAGATGAAGTCAAATCTCTTCATGCTCCATCTTCTGATTTCCACTGCATTTCCTATTCATTCACCACTGGAGGCAAATGCGTTGCTCGCACGTGTGCTCTCTAATGCTGTCCTTAATGCATGTTCTCTCTGCTTCAAGTGGCCCCAACCTGTACCTCTTGTCCTCGCCTATCCAACTCTCACTCAGGTTAGGTGTTGCCTTTCCTACAATTTCCGTGCCAATAATCCCTTCTTCCCTCACTGTGCCAGACACTCCCTCCCATAGATTCCTAAAGTGCTTTCTGAAACCCTGCCACGCAGCATTTGTCACGATGTATCACACATGTTTGTATACATGTCTCAGGTGGACAAGAACTCATCTTCCCACCTCCTTCACCTAAGACTTCCTGGGTTAGCCAGCACTCTCCACAGGTCACATGACAGAAGCTCTAGGACTTCTCTCCACCATGTGACAGCGtataaaaatggaagggctggccCTTGAGCTTAGCTTGACTGAGATCAGCAGTTCACTTTTCCCATGAGCCAGCGACCTTCCCCCAAGAGTACTTCTTGTTACTCTTCAGAAACCTTCAAAAGTTCAAGAGTACTCTCTGCAGTCGAGATGTCACTGCTAATGAGGGGAAACCTCCTGACCAAAAGCGAAAAATGAGGATGTCTCCCTCAGGCCAACCAATCGCCCCACAGAAGCAACTCAAAGGGCACGACCGCCCTACTGATAAAGTGTTCACACATTTTTAGATGTAAAAACCTGAATTGCCTTAAGTGGAAATGGGAATATCCTTTTgaagccattcctacattttccATTCCTTTGAAAAATTATTTCCTCTAATCAACAGTATCTCAGTCCAGTACATCTAAGAACTAAGATACTAATCAGACAGCAACTCTCCAAGCGAATATACACTATCTGTTTATCAGCAACATTTATTTGACAGTGATCCGGGCTAGTTCCCTGCAGACCAGCTCACTTCAGTTTTACTAACTCTCTAACCATACTCACTCTCCATCAGGTCCATTCcggttcatagcaactctagaggtcaggggagagctgcccctttggggttccaagactggtgctctttacaggggtagaaagccccatctttctctcacggaggggctggtggttttgagctgctgaccttggtgtGAGTAGCCCAGaccgtaaccactacgccaccaggactcaatGCTTCAACACACCTGCTTAAAAGTGCGAAAGTGTACATGCCGAACAGTAATGACCAGGTACAAAATTGCCTGTTAGAGGTTAACTAAGCAACCACAGCACAACCAGTGCTCGATGGATTAAAATGGAACACATTCTCCTGTTTTCACAAGCAATTTCCTTGCCTATACTGCTATGTTCTCCAGAATTATGTTCCAGTGATGGCTTAGCCACCAACAAAAACCTACAATCAGGCTAATAATGTACCCATGTAAATAATATGTTCCTGCACATATGCAGAACTGTGTAAAGGACAGAATAGATCGAGGGTGTTGAGAACATGGAAGCAAGTCTCTAAGTAATAGGTTTCACTTTACAGATTCATTACCCATTTTTAAAGGGAGGTTTGTTTGCTCCATTcaaatttttttacttttttcaattttttatttaattttattgttttttttaacctcttcACTGTACATAGCCTGAATTCAAAGAAAAAGGGCTGTCCATGTTCCCCAACACACACCCTTCAAGAAAAGCTTTCAGTTCCCACTTTAGCCATTGGCTTCTCAAGAGTCCAAAGATCACATCTTCTACTGTAGCACTGTAAGAAGTAGTGTTACAGTGTCGGGCAGGGCATCTCACTTCtcttcacaccactggttctcttTGCGCACCTGGGCTTCCTCCTCTTCAGTAAAGTCGTTTTTGATATTGAAGGTCTTGCGAATCTCCTCAGGAGTTTTCCCCTTGATCATATTGGCAACGGTCTTGCATGTAACGTCAAGCAAACCTTTAATGTCTAAGTAGTTTGCAGCCAGAATAAGTTCAAAAAGTGTTCCCTGGTCAACTTTCAGGAACTCTTGGTCCCAAACTGGGATATCATctgttcttttctctttgttctcATCATCCTCAGGAGGAGGAGGGTCATCCTTGTGGTGGGTGCACCACTGAATGACCTTTTTTAATATTGCTGCATTAACATTTGGTAATGGAACTGGATCATCATCTCCTTCATCatccattcccaaatcttccaacaTGGTCTTGATGGTCACAGATTGCTTGGCAATTTCCACATCGACTTCAAATATCTCTCCATCAGAACTCTGCAACTTAATTGAAGGCATGGTGATCGCTCTTCGGGAGGCGGCGGGCCCAAGGCTGGCGAGCAGCGGGAGGCGTCGGTGGCTAGCGCAGAGACAGGCAGAGAACAAGGCCACTACCTCCATTCAAATTTTTATGCAACTTATTATTGGCTTTGCTGCACGTGAACTATGTCAAATTGCAAAAAAGTTCATCTGTCTACCTCATTACTCTTGGCATTCAGTGAGCCATCTAATAGGATTTGAAAAACTGTTAATTAGGTTTTCAGAGTGACAGTATttgagcaaaacaaaaacacaatgcCAGTATACATTCATGCAAACAATCCTTCACAATACCTGTTGACTTTGCTCCCACAGAAGCCACTCAGCTATCATAACAAGATCGAAAGCCCCCAATGTACCTCACCATTCTTTCGTAATCTTATGTCATCTAGCGGATGACTAATGGCCAGGTCCCCATCACTACTGGGGTTTCTGGTTTACTTTCCAGACTACAAGAAGCTGCCCATGGGGTATTTACGATCTCTATGGTAGGAAATTTCACATACATACCACACAATAGTCTAAAAACACACTGAGATGgaaattttcctctccctcttttaCTGTTTTCAACTATACAAGGTGCCTCTGTATTTCAGTAATACCATAAATTATTTGTATTATTATAATACCAGGAAGAGCTCTCGTGTTTATGGTGTG harbors:
- the LOC142453264 gene encoding S-phase kinase-associated protein 1; the encoded protein is MPSIKLQSSDGEIFEVDVEIAKQSVTIKTMLEDLGMDDEGDDDPVPLPNVNAAILKKVIQWCTHHKDDPPPPEDDENKEKRTDDIPVWDQEFLKVDQGTLFELILAANYLDIKGLLDVTCKTVANMIKGKTPEEIRKTFNIKNDFTEEEEAQVRKENQWCEEK